A single region of the Pseudomonas mandelii genome encodes:
- a CDS encoding glycine betaine ABC transporter substrate-binding protein produces MNARSPYRKKACACLFGFALGASAALAQAAEPEPVRIGWVNWSDTEITVKLASTALQEHLKQPVKLVMADIGIQFQALANGNIDLIPMVWLPSTHKAFYDKYKDRLEDLGVLYEGRIGMAVPTSVPISEVASVEDLNKPQVREKLDGKILTSEVGNGQYKLTVKAMEEYKLDGYKLVASSETGMLNELDRNLKRDKWSLVNAWSPHWMFSKWSLRYLDDPKHIFGGAEQIHAMARKGFSQQYPEVAYFFAHYSIPLADLEALMMQARQTSSDQAVAAYYAANKPRFEAMFEQGGQRVSTRQP; encoded by the coding sequence ATGAACGCTCGTTCGCCGTATCGAAAAAAAGCCTGTGCCTGCCTTTTCGGCTTTGCGCTTGGAGCAAGTGCAGCACTGGCACAGGCTGCTGAACCCGAGCCCGTGCGCATTGGCTGGGTCAATTGGTCCGACACCGAAATCACCGTCAAACTGGCCAGCACCGCGTTGCAGGAACATCTCAAGCAACCGGTCAAACTGGTGATGGCCGACATTGGCATTCAATTCCAGGCGCTGGCCAACGGTAATATCGACCTGATCCCGATGGTGTGGCTACCGAGTACCCACAAGGCGTTTTACGACAAGTACAAGGACCGGCTGGAAGACCTCGGCGTGCTGTATGAAGGGCGGATCGGCATGGCCGTGCCCACCTCGGTGCCCATCAGTGAAGTGGCGAGCGTCGAGGATCTGAACAAACCGCAGGTCCGGGAAAAACTCGACGGCAAGATCCTCACCTCTGAAGTCGGCAATGGCCAATACAAGCTCACGGTCAAGGCCATGGAAGAATACAAGCTCGACGGGTACAAGCTGGTGGCCTCCTCGGAAACCGGCATGCTCAATGAGCTGGACCGCAACCTCAAACGTGACAAATGGTCCCTGGTCAATGCCTGGAGCCCACACTGGATGTTCTCCAAGTGGTCACTGCGTTACCTGGATGATCCCAAGCATATCTTTGGTGGCGCCGAGCAGATTCACGCCATGGCGCGCAAAGGTTTCAGCCAGCAGTACCCGGAAGTGGCGTATTTCTTCGCTCATTACTCGATCCCCCTGGCGGACCTGGAAGCGCTGATGATGCAGGCACGCCAAACCTCCTCTGACCAGGCCGTGGCCGCTTATTACGCGGCCAACAAACCGCGTTTCGAAGCGATGTTCGAGCAAGGCGGGCAGCGAGTCAGCACGCGACAGCCTTGA
- the ycaC gene encoding isochorismate family cysteine hydrolase YcaC, with protein MSNATYNRLNKDDAVVLMIDHQTGLISLVQDFSPNEFKNNVLALADVAKFFELPTILTTSFEQGPNGPLVPELKEMFPDAPYIARPGQINAWDNEDFVKAIKATGRKQLIIAGVVTDVCVTFPTLSALAEGFEVFVVTDSSGTFNTTVQQAAWNRMTQAGAQMMNWFSVACELQGDWRNDIEGLGNLLSQRIPNYRNLMNSYSAMAARQA; from the coding sequence ATGAGCAACGCCACATACAACCGCCTGAACAAAGACGACGCCGTAGTCCTGATGATCGACCACCAGACCGGTCTGATCTCCCTGGTGCAGGACTTCTCGCCGAACGAGTTCAAGAACAATGTGCTGGCTCTGGCTGACGTGGCCAAGTTCTTCGAACTGCCGACCATCCTGACCACCAGTTTCGAACAAGGCCCCAATGGTCCGCTGGTCCCGGAGCTCAAGGAAATGTTTCCGGACGCGCCCTACATTGCCCGTCCTGGCCAGATCAACGCCTGGGACAACGAAGACTTCGTCAAGGCGATCAAGGCGACCGGCCGCAAACAACTGATCATTGCCGGTGTCGTGACCGATGTGTGCGTGACCTTCCCGACGCTGTCGGCCCTGGCTGAAGGGTTTGAAGTGTTCGTGGTCACGGATTCTTCCGGCACCTTCAACACCACCGTGCAACAGGCGGCGTGGAACCGCATGACGCAAGCCGGTGCGCAAATGATGAACTGGTTCTCGGTCGCCTGCGAGTTGCAGGGCGACTGGCGCAACGACATCGAAGGCCTGGGCAACTTGCTGTCCCAGCGCATTCCGAACTATCGCAACCTGATGAACAGCTACTCGGCCATGGCAGCGCGCCAGGCATAA
- a CDS encoding VOC family protein, protein MELKFSHVDVLVKNLEEACAYYAQILQARISKTLVWERGGLHVRYAIALIGAERFMLVQPLAGNLKALLDCAGEGMIYRHCYSTPDIEKAYDELIAAGVQPEDENGKPLARANLQSPSGTRIIWLPKRFGHFSIEILEDKALEAFIEDAFA, encoded by the coding sequence ATGGAGCTGAAGTTCAGTCACGTCGATGTACTGGTCAAGAACCTCGAAGAAGCCTGTGCTTACTACGCACAGATACTGCAAGCCAGGATCTCTAAAACGCTTGTCTGGGAACGCGGTGGTCTGCACGTGCGCTACGCGATTGCGTTGATCGGTGCGGAGCGATTCATGCTGGTACAACCGCTGGCGGGGAACCTGAAGGCGCTTCTGGATTGCGCGGGCGAAGGCATGATTTACCGCCACTGCTACTCCACACCGGACATCGAGAAGGCCTATGACGAATTGATCGCCGCGGGTGTTCAGCCAGAAGACGAGAACGGAAAACCACTCGCCCGCGCGAACCTGCAATCTCCGTCCGGGACCCGCATCATCTGGCTGCCCAAGCGCTTCGGGCACTTCTCCATCGAGATATTGGAAGACAAGGCGTTGGAGGCCTTTATCGAGGATGCGTTTGCCTGA
- a CDS encoding EamA family transporter: MKARHLLLAISITAIWGVNFSVIKLGLTTVDPLILAGIRFTLCALPAIFFIPKPDVQWRYIIGYGLVFGIGLWGVVNLGIKSGLSAGIASLVLQFSAFFTILLGSWVFKETISRYQLAGMGIAFCGLLSIISIVDGTVTTAGLMLVLLGAVAWSAANVINKKARTTQVFAFLVWSSAFSPIPLFALDYAVNGSTGYSALVNQLDYRAVLSILFQVYPNTLFGYWVWNSLLKRYPVSTVAPLSLLVPVFGLLGSVMIFNEPLSFNKIVAVVLIVSGLGVGLYGQRLLSAVLRRADRRHSAAEASASLPHGRATKATRKFF; encoded by the coding sequence CCTCACCACCGTTGACCCGCTGATTCTTGCCGGCATTCGCTTTACGCTTTGCGCACTTCCAGCGATCTTTTTCATTCCGAAACCCGATGTACAGTGGCGCTACATCATTGGTTACGGTCTGGTCTTCGGCATAGGACTCTGGGGCGTCGTCAACCTTGGTATCAAGTCGGGCCTCTCCGCTGGCATCGCTTCGCTGGTGCTTCAGTTCAGCGCTTTTTTCACGATTCTGCTGGGCTCATGGGTATTCAAGGAGACCATTTCCCGCTACCAACTGGCGGGCATGGGCATCGCCTTCTGTGGCTTGTTGAGCATCATCTCGATTGTTGACGGGACAGTGACGACGGCAGGGCTGATGCTGGTGCTGCTGGGCGCGGTGGCCTGGAGTGCGGCCAACGTAATCAACAAAAAAGCCAGAACAACTCAGGTCTTTGCTTTCCTGGTGTGGTCCAGTGCTTTTTCGCCCATCCCTCTTTTCGCGCTTGATTACGCGGTCAACGGCTCGACGGGTTACAGCGCATTGGTGAATCAACTCGACTACCGTGCCGTCCTGTCGATCCTGTTCCAGGTCTACCCCAACACCCTGTTCGGCTACTGGGTGTGGAATTCACTCCTGAAACGATACCCAGTGTCTACCGTCGCGCCGTTATCGTTATTGGTGCCGGTATTCGGACTGCTGGGTTCAGTCATGATTTTCAATGAGCCCCTGTCATTCAACAAAATCGTTGCTGTCGTTCTCATCGTATCGGGGCTTGGCGTCGGTTTATACGGACAGCGTTTGCTCAGTGCCGTGCTCAGGCGAGCAGACCGACGCCATAGTGCAGCAGAAGCAAGTGCATCGCTGCCTCATGGACGGGCAACCAAGGCCACACGAAAATTCTTCTAA